In one window of Gouania willdenowi chromosome 8, fGouWil2.1, whole genome shotgun sequence DNA:
- the LOC114468004 gene encoding potassium voltage-gated channel subfamily C member 1-like isoform X2, translating to MTCSASDSEKIVINCGGIRHETYRSTLKTLPGTRLSWLTEPDAYSNFDYDPKSDEFFFDRHPATFAFILNYYRTGKLHCPNDVCGPLFEEELAFWGIDETDVEACCWMNYRQHRDAEEALDSFENPEPDAPEDDPALTGGADGDLKRLCMQEDGRRATWWEVWRPNMWALFEDPYSSKYARYVAFGSLFFILLSISTFCLETHEVFNTIYNKTELVTVNNVTHEEIVYEVVTDSWLTYVEGVCVIWFTIEVMARVVFCPDKAEFFRSALNIIDFVAIVPFYLEVALSGLSSKTAKDVLSFLRVVRFVRILRIFKLTRHFVGLRVLGHTLRASTNEFLLLIIFLALGVLIFATMIYYAERIGADPDDPTAAAHTNFKNIPIGFWWAVVTMTTLGYGDMYPETWSGMLVGALCALAGVLTIAMPVPVIVNNFGMYYSLAMAKQKLPKKRNKHIPRAPQPGSPNYCKPDALAMATASPHRLMGNVLGPGMVGSGSMMGTGDCPLAQEEIIEINRADSKQNGDAANAALANEDCPTIDQVLGDERSPATGGLGSNASRERYPHDRACFLLSAGEFQRTTDGNVRKAVFPSSCSSSSSSFSSSRPVSSHSVGGTVNGYWSDSPW from the exons ATGACTTGCTCGGCGTCAGATAGCGAGAAGATCGTCATCAACTGCGGCGGGATCCGACACGAGACCTACCGGAGCACCCTGAAGACGCTGCCGGGCACGCGCCTGTCCTGGCTGACCGAGCCCGACGCCTACAGCAACTTCGACTACGACCCCAAGTCCGACGAGTTCTTCTTCGACCGCCACCCGGCCACCTTCGCCTTCATCCTCAACTACTACCGCACCGGGAAGCTGCACTGCCCCAACGATGTGTGCGGCCCGCTCTTCGAGGAGGAACTCGCCTTCTGGGGCATCGATGAGACGGACGTGGAGGCTTGCTGCTGGATGAACTACCGGCAGCACCGCGACGCGGAGGAAGCGTTGGACAGTTTTGAGAACCCCGAACCGGACGCGCCCGAGGATGACCCGGCGCTCACCGGCGGGGCGGACGGAGACCTGAAGAGGCTGTGCATGCAGGAGGACGGCCGGAGGGCGACGTGGTGGGAGGTGTGGCGGCCCAACATGTGGGCGCTGTTTGAGGACCCGTACTCATCCAAATACGCCCGG TATGTGGCATTCGGCTCTCTGTTCTTCATCCTCCTCTCCATCTCCACCTTCTGCCTAGAGACGCATGAAGTGTTTAACACCATCTATAACAAAACAGAGCTTGTCACCGTCAACAACGTGACACACGAGGAG ATTGTGTACGAGGTGGTCACAGACAGCTGGCTGACTTATGTCGAGGGTGTTTGTGTCATCTGGTTCACCATTGAGGTCATGGCGCGTGTCGTCTTCTGCCCTGACAAGGCAGAGTTCTTCCGCAGCGCCCTGAACATCATAGACTTTGTGGCCATTGTTCCCTTTTACCTGGAGGTGGCGCTGAGCGGCCTCTCCTCCAAAACAGCCAAAGACGTGCTGAGCTTCCTGCGTGTGGTGCGCTTTGTTCGTATTCTGCGAATCTTCAAGCTGACCCGCCACTTTGTTGGTTTGCGGGTCCTGGGCCACACTCTGCGAGCGAGTACCAACGAGTTTCTGCTGCTGATCATCTTCCTGGCCCTGGGCGTCCTGATCTTTGCCACAATGATTTACTATGCAGAACGTATTGGTGCTGACCCAGATGATCCAACAGCTGCTGCCCACACCAACTTCAAGAACATCCCCATTGGCTTCTGGTGGGCTGTAGTAACCATGACCACCCTGGGCTACGGGGACATGTACCCAGAAACATGGTCAGGAATGTTAGTGGGGGCCCTGTGCGCCCTGGCAGGTGTGCTGACCATCGCCATGCCCGTACCCGTCATCGTCAACAACTTTGGAATGTACTACTCCTTAGCCATGGCCAAGCAGAAGCTCCCCAAGAAGAGGAACAAGCACATCCCCAGAGCACCACAGCCTGGCAGCCCCAACTACTGCAAGCCAGATGCTCTGGCTATGGCCACGGCTTCACCACACCGGCTGATGGGCAACGTGCTGGGACCAGGCATGGTGGGATCTGGGAGCATGATGGGCACCGGAGACTGCCCACTGGCACAGGAAGAGATAATCGAGATCAACAGAGCAG ACTCCAAACAAAATGGCGATGCAGCAAATGCGGCCCTGGCCAATGAGGACTGCCCGACCATCGACCAGGTGTTGGGAGATGAGCGGAGCCCCGCCACAGGAGGCCTCGGCTCCAACGCCAGCCGCGAGCGTTACCCACACGACCGGGCGTGTTTCCTTCTGAGTGCAGGGGAGTTTCAACGCACAACAGACGGGAACGTCCGCAAAG CTGTCTTtccctcctcctgctcctcctcttcctcctccttctcctcctctcgCCCGGTCTCTTCTCACTCTG
- the LOC114468004 gene encoding potassium voltage-gated channel subfamily C member 1-like isoform X3, with the protein MTCSASDSEKIVINCGGIRHETYRSTLKTLPGTRLSWLTEPDAYSNFDYDPKSDEFFFDRHPATFAFILNYYRTGKLHCPNDVCGPLFEEELAFWGIDETDVEACCWMNYRQHRDAEEALDSFENPEPDAPEDDPALTGGADGDLKRLCMQEDGRRATWWEVWRPNMWALFEDPYSSKYARYVAFGSLFFILLSISTFCLETHEVFNTIYNKTELVTVNNVTHEEIVYEVVTDSWLTYVEGVCVIWFTIEVMARVVFCPDKAEFFRSALNIIDFVAIVPFYLEVALSGLSSKTAKDVLSFLRVVRFVRILRIFKLTRHFVGLRVLGHTLRASTNEFLLLIIFLALGVLIFATMIYYAERIGADPDDPTAAAHTNFKNIPIGFWWAVVTMTTLGYGDMYPETWSGMLVGALCALAGVLTIAMPVPVIVNNFGMYYSLAMAKQKLPKKRNKHIPRAPQPGSPNYCKPDALAMATASPHRLMGNVLGPGMVGSGSMMGTGDCPLAQEEIIEINRADSKQNGDAANAALANEDCPTIDQVLGDERSPATGGLGSNASRERYPHDRACFLLSAGEFQRTTDGNVRKVGGTVNGYWSDSPW; encoded by the exons ATGACTTGCTCGGCGTCAGATAGCGAGAAGATCGTCATCAACTGCGGCGGGATCCGACACGAGACCTACCGGAGCACCCTGAAGACGCTGCCGGGCACGCGCCTGTCCTGGCTGACCGAGCCCGACGCCTACAGCAACTTCGACTACGACCCCAAGTCCGACGAGTTCTTCTTCGACCGCCACCCGGCCACCTTCGCCTTCATCCTCAACTACTACCGCACCGGGAAGCTGCACTGCCCCAACGATGTGTGCGGCCCGCTCTTCGAGGAGGAACTCGCCTTCTGGGGCATCGATGAGACGGACGTGGAGGCTTGCTGCTGGATGAACTACCGGCAGCACCGCGACGCGGAGGAAGCGTTGGACAGTTTTGAGAACCCCGAACCGGACGCGCCCGAGGATGACCCGGCGCTCACCGGCGGGGCGGACGGAGACCTGAAGAGGCTGTGCATGCAGGAGGACGGCCGGAGGGCGACGTGGTGGGAGGTGTGGCGGCCCAACATGTGGGCGCTGTTTGAGGACCCGTACTCATCCAAATACGCCCGG TATGTGGCATTCGGCTCTCTGTTCTTCATCCTCCTCTCCATCTCCACCTTCTGCCTAGAGACGCATGAAGTGTTTAACACCATCTATAACAAAACAGAGCTTGTCACCGTCAACAACGTGACACACGAGGAG ATTGTGTACGAGGTGGTCACAGACAGCTGGCTGACTTATGTCGAGGGTGTTTGTGTCATCTGGTTCACCATTGAGGTCATGGCGCGTGTCGTCTTCTGCCCTGACAAGGCAGAGTTCTTCCGCAGCGCCCTGAACATCATAGACTTTGTGGCCATTGTTCCCTTTTACCTGGAGGTGGCGCTGAGCGGCCTCTCCTCCAAAACAGCCAAAGACGTGCTGAGCTTCCTGCGTGTGGTGCGCTTTGTTCGTATTCTGCGAATCTTCAAGCTGACCCGCCACTTTGTTGGTTTGCGGGTCCTGGGCCACACTCTGCGAGCGAGTACCAACGAGTTTCTGCTGCTGATCATCTTCCTGGCCCTGGGCGTCCTGATCTTTGCCACAATGATTTACTATGCAGAACGTATTGGTGCTGACCCAGATGATCCAACAGCTGCTGCCCACACCAACTTCAAGAACATCCCCATTGGCTTCTGGTGGGCTGTAGTAACCATGACCACCCTGGGCTACGGGGACATGTACCCAGAAACATGGTCAGGAATGTTAGTGGGGGCCCTGTGCGCCCTGGCAGGTGTGCTGACCATCGCCATGCCCGTACCCGTCATCGTCAACAACTTTGGAATGTACTACTCCTTAGCCATGGCCAAGCAGAAGCTCCCCAAGAAGAGGAACAAGCACATCCCCAGAGCACCACAGCCTGGCAGCCCCAACTACTGCAAGCCAGATGCTCTGGCTATGGCCACGGCTTCACCACACCGGCTGATGGGCAACGTGCTGGGACCAGGCATGGTGGGATCTGGGAGCATGATGGGCACCGGAGACTGCCCACTGGCACAGGAAGAGATAATCGAGATCAACAGAGCAG ACTCCAAACAAAATGGCGATGCAGCAAATGCGGCCCTGGCCAATGAGGACTGCCCGACCATCGACCAGGTGTTGGGAGATGAGCGGAGCCCCGCCACAGGAGGCCTCGGCTCCAACGCCAGCCGCGAGCGTTACCCACACGACCGGGCGTGTTTCCTTCTGAGTGCAGGGGAGTTTCAACGCACAACAGACGGGAACGTCCGCAAAG
- the LOC114468004 gene encoding potassium voltage-gated channel subfamily C member 1-like isoform X4, protein MTCSASDSEKIVINCGGIRHETYRSTLKTLPGTRLSWLTEPDAYSNFDYDPKSDEFFFDRHPATFAFILNYYRTGKLHCPNDVCGPLFEEELAFWGIDETDVEACCWMNYRQHRDAEEALDSFENPEPDAPEDDPALTGGADGDLKRLCMQEDGRRATWWEVWRPNMWALFEDPYSSKYARYVAFGSLFFILLSISTFCLETHEVFNTIYNKTELVTVNNVTHEEIVYEVVTDSWLTYVEGVCVIWFTIEVMARVVFCPDKAEFFRSALNIIDFVAIVPFYLEVALSGLSSKTAKDVLSFLRVVRFVRILRIFKLTRHFVGLRVLGHTLRASTNEFLLLIIFLALGVLIFATMIYYAERIGADPDDPTAAAHTNFKNIPIGFWWAVVTMTTLGYGDMYPETWSGMLVGALCALAGVLTIAMPVPVIVNNFGMYYSLAMAKQKLPKKRNKHIPRAPQPGSPNYCKPDALAMATASPHRLMGNVLGPGMVGSGSMMGTGDCPLAQEEIIEINRADSKQNGDAANAALANEDCPTIDQVLGDERSPATGGLGSNASRERYPHDRACFLLSAGEFQRTTDGNVRKVLSF, encoded by the exons ATGACTTGCTCGGCGTCAGATAGCGAGAAGATCGTCATCAACTGCGGCGGGATCCGACACGAGACCTACCGGAGCACCCTGAAGACGCTGCCGGGCACGCGCCTGTCCTGGCTGACCGAGCCCGACGCCTACAGCAACTTCGACTACGACCCCAAGTCCGACGAGTTCTTCTTCGACCGCCACCCGGCCACCTTCGCCTTCATCCTCAACTACTACCGCACCGGGAAGCTGCACTGCCCCAACGATGTGTGCGGCCCGCTCTTCGAGGAGGAACTCGCCTTCTGGGGCATCGATGAGACGGACGTGGAGGCTTGCTGCTGGATGAACTACCGGCAGCACCGCGACGCGGAGGAAGCGTTGGACAGTTTTGAGAACCCCGAACCGGACGCGCCCGAGGATGACCCGGCGCTCACCGGCGGGGCGGACGGAGACCTGAAGAGGCTGTGCATGCAGGAGGACGGCCGGAGGGCGACGTGGTGGGAGGTGTGGCGGCCCAACATGTGGGCGCTGTTTGAGGACCCGTACTCATCCAAATACGCCCGG TATGTGGCATTCGGCTCTCTGTTCTTCATCCTCCTCTCCATCTCCACCTTCTGCCTAGAGACGCATGAAGTGTTTAACACCATCTATAACAAAACAGAGCTTGTCACCGTCAACAACGTGACACACGAGGAG ATTGTGTACGAGGTGGTCACAGACAGCTGGCTGACTTATGTCGAGGGTGTTTGTGTCATCTGGTTCACCATTGAGGTCATGGCGCGTGTCGTCTTCTGCCCTGACAAGGCAGAGTTCTTCCGCAGCGCCCTGAACATCATAGACTTTGTGGCCATTGTTCCCTTTTACCTGGAGGTGGCGCTGAGCGGCCTCTCCTCCAAAACAGCCAAAGACGTGCTGAGCTTCCTGCGTGTGGTGCGCTTTGTTCGTATTCTGCGAATCTTCAAGCTGACCCGCCACTTTGTTGGTTTGCGGGTCCTGGGCCACACTCTGCGAGCGAGTACCAACGAGTTTCTGCTGCTGATCATCTTCCTGGCCCTGGGCGTCCTGATCTTTGCCACAATGATTTACTATGCAGAACGTATTGGTGCTGACCCAGATGATCCAACAGCTGCTGCCCACACCAACTTCAAGAACATCCCCATTGGCTTCTGGTGGGCTGTAGTAACCATGACCACCCTGGGCTACGGGGACATGTACCCAGAAACATGGTCAGGAATGTTAGTGGGGGCCCTGTGCGCCCTGGCAGGTGTGCTGACCATCGCCATGCCCGTACCCGTCATCGTCAACAACTTTGGAATGTACTACTCCTTAGCCATGGCCAAGCAGAAGCTCCCCAAGAAGAGGAACAAGCACATCCCCAGAGCACCACAGCCTGGCAGCCCCAACTACTGCAAGCCAGATGCTCTGGCTATGGCCACGGCTTCACCACACCGGCTGATGGGCAACGTGCTGGGACCAGGCATGGTGGGATCTGGGAGCATGATGGGCACCGGAGACTGCCCACTGGCACAGGAAGAGATAATCGAGATCAACAGAGCAG ACTCCAAACAAAATGGCGATGCAGCAAATGCGGCCCTGGCCAATGAGGACTGCCCGACCATCGACCAGGTGTTGGGAGATGAGCGGAGCCCCGCCACAGGAGGCCTCGGCTCCAACGCCAGCCGCGAGCGTTACCCACACGACCGGGCGTGTTTCCTTCTGAGTGCAGGGGAGTTTCAACGCACAACAGACGGGAACGTCCGCAAAG
- the LOC114468004 gene encoding potassium voltage-gated channel subfamily C member 1-like isoform X1: protein MTCSASDSEKIVINCGGIRHETYRSTLKTLPGTRLSWLTEPDAYSNFDYDPKSDEFFFDRHPATFAFILNYYRTGKLHCPNDVCGPLFEEELAFWGIDETDVEACCWMNYRQHRDAEEALDSFENPEPDAPEDDPALTGGADGDLKRLCMQEDGRRATWWEVWRPNMWALFEDPYSSKYARYVAFGSLFFILLSISTFCLETHEVFNTIYNKTELVTVNNVTHEEIVYEVVTDSWLTYVEGVCVIWFTIEVMARVVFCPDKAEFFRSALNIIDFVAIVPFYLEVALSGLSSKTAKDVLSFLRVVRFVRILRIFKLTRHFVGLRVLGHTLRASTNEFLLLIIFLALGVLIFATMIYYAERIGADPDDPTAAAHTNFKNIPIGFWWAVVTMTTLGYGDMYPETWSGMLVGALCALAGVLTIAMPVPVIVNNFGMYYSLAMAKQKLPKKRNKHIPRAPQPGSPNYCKPDALAMATASPHRLMGNVLGPGMVGSGSMMGTGDCPLAQEEIIEINRADSKQNGDAANAALANEDCPTIDQVLGDERSPATGGLGSNASRERYPHDRACFLLSAGEFQRTTDGNVRKATGYEKSRSLNNISGMTGAPLRLAPITNSTFEPFEPPGLRRCQSPIPSIL, encoded by the exons ATGACTTGCTCGGCGTCAGATAGCGAGAAGATCGTCATCAACTGCGGCGGGATCCGACACGAGACCTACCGGAGCACCCTGAAGACGCTGCCGGGCACGCGCCTGTCCTGGCTGACCGAGCCCGACGCCTACAGCAACTTCGACTACGACCCCAAGTCCGACGAGTTCTTCTTCGACCGCCACCCGGCCACCTTCGCCTTCATCCTCAACTACTACCGCACCGGGAAGCTGCACTGCCCCAACGATGTGTGCGGCCCGCTCTTCGAGGAGGAACTCGCCTTCTGGGGCATCGATGAGACGGACGTGGAGGCTTGCTGCTGGATGAACTACCGGCAGCACCGCGACGCGGAGGAAGCGTTGGACAGTTTTGAGAACCCCGAACCGGACGCGCCCGAGGATGACCCGGCGCTCACCGGCGGGGCGGACGGAGACCTGAAGAGGCTGTGCATGCAGGAGGACGGCCGGAGGGCGACGTGGTGGGAGGTGTGGCGGCCCAACATGTGGGCGCTGTTTGAGGACCCGTACTCATCCAAATACGCCCGG TATGTGGCATTCGGCTCTCTGTTCTTCATCCTCCTCTCCATCTCCACCTTCTGCCTAGAGACGCATGAAGTGTTTAACACCATCTATAACAAAACAGAGCTTGTCACCGTCAACAACGTGACACACGAGGAG ATTGTGTACGAGGTGGTCACAGACAGCTGGCTGACTTATGTCGAGGGTGTTTGTGTCATCTGGTTCACCATTGAGGTCATGGCGCGTGTCGTCTTCTGCCCTGACAAGGCAGAGTTCTTCCGCAGCGCCCTGAACATCATAGACTTTGTGGCCATTGTTCCCTTTTACCTGGAGGTGGCGCTGAGCGGCCTCTCCTCCAAAACAGCCAAAGACGTGCTGAGCTTCCTGCGTGTGGTGCGCTTTGTTCGTATTCTGCGAATCTTCAAGCTGACCCGCCACTTTGTTGGTTTGCGGGTCCTGGGCCACACTCTGCGAGCGAGTACCAACGAGTTTCTGCTGCTGATCATCTTCCTGGCCCTGGGCGTCCTGATCTTTGCCACAATGATTTACTATGCAGAACGTATTGGTGCTGACCCAGATGATCCAACAGCTGCTGCCCACACCAACTTCAAGAACATCCCCATTGGCTTCTGGTGGGCTGTAGTAACCATGACCACCCTGGGCTACGGGGACATGTACCCAGAAACATGGTCAGGAATGTTAGTGGGGGCCCTGTGCGCCCTGGCAGGTGTGCTGACCATCGCCATGCCCGTACCCGTCATCGTCAACAACTTTGGAATGTACTACTCCTTAGCCATGGCCAAGCAGAAGCTCCCCAAGAAGAGGAACAAGCACATCCCCAGAGCACCACAGCCTGGCAGCCCCAACTACTGCAAGCCAGATGCTCTGGCTATGGCCACGGCTTCACCACACCGGCTGATGGGCAACGTGCTGGGACCAGGCATGGTGGGATCTGGGAGCATGATGGGCACCGGAGACTGCCCACTGGCACAGGAAGAGATAATCGAGATCAACAGAGCAG ACTCCAAACAAAATGGCGATGCAGCAAATGCGGCCCTGGCCAATGAGGACTGCCCGACCATCGACCAGGTGTTGGGAGATGAGCGGAGCCCCGCCACAGGAGGCCTCGGCTCCAACGCCAGCCGCGAGCGTTACCCACACGACCGGGCGTGTTTCCTTCTGAGTGCAGGGGAGTTTCAACGCACAACAGACGGGAACGTCCGCAAAG